gattatattgtgctgaATTAGTACATATCAACTTGTATAAGAAGtgtttatttgtacaaaaattttatattaattgtattctaggcgtgggcctgaaaagggagattagccctattgaatagtcctagattggcttaaactcggttaggaaagctaggtgcaccatcttgctAAGGTGTAAATTGAGGTCAACCTCACTAAGCGTGGTTGTAATCGATGTCACTCTaccagttaagtgagcattagtgaaatcctcgggtttgcgaactagaggcgtggacgtaggcagtattggccgaaccccgataacatatcatgtgtttgtttatatttccacactttatatttaccgtacatgtatgttatagtgtaatgatgcgtatgatttaaatttctacatattatatttatctgcacatttgggattgcatagaaagaccctaggttgtgatattctgctaacatctagtttaacctaggaataagttttaaaattccaattcactccccctcttgggaatacaccaaagctaacaatatatattatgatactagaagtatgaataagtagaaaactcagatattacagatatatttttaaactatgatagatgtgAATTATATTGTATGATGTTTTACCAATTGTTACAATTTCAGAATGtatattagtatagtatttttgTAGTTCAGTTGCTagacactagtaatagcatatttcctcttactgagtgttgtctcatcccaatgatttaacatttttcaggtgatccaactaggtgagcaaatcaggctcgcagatagagagatcttttgtactaccctttttatagggtaagtgtaatCAGTggattgtattttttagtagaTGATATTGGGGTGATGTgcaaatatgtatgtatggtttgaaaacattgaattctggtattgtaaatatgggtgtatgactttatgtttttcgctgcataggtgtgtcaatttatgtatagggatacctcagtgcccatttggggcctgagatgttatagctgGTATTACAGgagtatcagagtaatttatatatgaaaaaaatgatgtaatttttgggtcattacagtattagtgatggttttagcaaCTATCACTAATAgagtactattagtgatgaatttgaaatcgtcactaatagttttgttaGTAAAACCCGAAAAATATCGTGGGTAAATATTtgttatgggtcatatcccgattttgattatgacaaatactcatgtatttaatgactatctagttcatgtacaagtttatattagcagatacaatAATAGCACATGAAATAAAGcttaaagaccctgaagatcatttttattgtatttcattattatttaattcgggtctgtaatatttaagtaggaaaggtctgtaatatttaatgcatatcatgcatgtaagaactaCAAAACTgaaagaccttagaacgactctaggtgaccttagaaagaccttagggatcacatGTGTTGGCCTGGTTgtatgtctagagggggggtgaatagactttcttcacgaatgtgctaactttctacaaacacataaaacttaccaagagcaagtgcataaaattgcAGTGTAAATATGCAGGAAATCACGATAATAATATAAATGAGATATAAGAGAAGAAAATATTAACATAaggatatttacgtggttcagcacctcgcctatgtccacgccttgagaccaactcaaggtttcccaaaatccactataatcctcctttgggcggagaagccaatacataGCAGCTCACAAAGAGTTTCAACAATGTGCTCTCTTGGAGACACCCCAaaatagctcacaaagagccttttctttacaagaagtagaCGAGAAATAAATGTAAGCTTGAGTATTCCTTTTGAGCTGATTACAACAATACAATCCTTACTCAATGTCTTCTTGTCAATAAAGTAGAACCAAGACTAAAAatagcaagaagagggcaagtgagtatatgagcaaaccctagaacCAATGAATGATCCTTTTACAATGTAAATTTTCTAGGTAAAGAATAAATGCTtatttactcctatttaaacaccaaatggctGAGGGCAAGGCTAGAGAGTCGTTGAGCATTTATGAATAtgagacaagggtcaaactagccatTCTGCAACATTTAATGTTCGCTACTGCCCgatttttgtcgacgaagccagaacttcgtcgatgagctcttcagtcaattcgtcaatgaagccctatgttcgtcgacgagttgctggttctgaattcaggcacctctcggtatattttcgtcgacgagaaccctgtgttcgtcgatgagttcttcatGCATTTCATCGACGatgccctgtgtttgtcgatgagttaTGGCTTTGAATTCAAATGCCCCTCGGTAtttttttgtcgacgagaaccctgtgttcattgactAAGGTTGTGTTGCACTCAtagacgaagccctgtgttcgtcaacgagatccttcTACTTAAAATTTACTATTTAAGTTCTAAGAAGGTTTTTGTCCGTTTGAGGGGTTTCTTTACTCATTTTTAAATGactttgcttgtattttgttgtgtgttgcttgtattttgttgtgtgtgtgtgacgTGCCTctttcttgctcttagtattgagttttactctatatacgagatatttacaagatggtctctctctcattctcacactCATGCTTCAGATGACTTTGTGCATTTGTGTGTTTGTCCATGAATACGTTGAGATGCTTGTGCTTTTGGTTATGGCACAGGTTGCTTTGACTATTTGTTGATTCAAGTGCCGTTCTATATGGATGAAAATGACTTAGAGACAAACGTTAGTAGCCTAAAGAGcagctaatgggttgttatcatcgaaacatagtaggaatgaaagactcttaaccacttggtctaacagCATGCAATATTAACAGAATTATCATTATGTTTAATAGATGGTTTAGTGTGTGACACAACATAgtattcaacacatgattcatcaaaagaatgAACACAacaattttcacatgaatcattgcatgcaataacAGCAGAATTTTCACAAGGAATACCGGATGATTCATcgtacaatatattgcaatatttttgttggcctaactaggtttttcaatcttgttttgatgataacaaatgtagataatttaacatgtgttgttgagtggttttgtttcaggaatacatatctcaacacaagagaaataAGCTATAAATCAAAGCCACATCAAGAGAAAGATTCTCAAATAAATCAAGTATCAaaagactaaagcttgaagataaagagaaattCAATAAAAAACTCAGTATCTTAAAGTATCTCAAAGCTTGAATACcgaaagcatgaagacttgaagtgttcaagaatggcaaaaagcttagaagtctttatgtaagtgctttaatatttaaatatccttTGAAATATTGTTGCAACTCTTTAAGGGACAAATATGAACTTAAAAAAGTCATTTTTTAAATCcctagaatattttatgaaaaattaaaatcataagaGCAAAAACTAGAACTAAAAATGCAaaaagaaaaactagaaaattgtctatccagtcgactgacttaaccaaggcaaacttacccagccaactgactcaaaatgaactgtgttttaCCAGTCGAATGACAATTTCTTGAACTAAATTCTGGGAGACAGAATggacccagtcgcctgtccagtcgACTAACCCTATGATTTTTGAATGacccagtcgcctgtctagccgactgactccatGAGTCTTATTTTTTAAACCCCAATGGgaagatttcaaaaattggtttttcaaaatatgaacattgtaaaaactttggaaacactcaaagtgacttggggaacaaggaaactaatcctagaatgcctataaataccgCTTTGAACCCAAGAATTATACAACAAGAAATCACACAAGCATACTTGCATCATATCTCTCAACCTCTTTCAAAGTTCtgaattgctcaaactcttgctggAAAGAGAATATCTGAATTGCTACTGAAATATCTACCAAAGGTTGTCATACTGAATTTTTCAAAGCATAAAGGAAACCTTGGTGAATTCTGCTcttgaacttcaattctatttcttagtggtatttaaattattgaagtacctagaattgaaattgtactaatctactctattttgagagtgctttgtacacagtattttcttcatatttttatgtagttcttggacaattcgaggtgttcggatcgttggctaagcaaaggggtattgcttagagaggcaggctctaacctagttaaggagtggcgagagtacatcgtttggagaggtgggctctagcctatttgaaggggtgaccgagtgaggggatatcgcttggagcaggcaggctctagccttaacaaaggaatgtgtaaaggtttgttccacccgttaacggAATAGgtctagtgaatcctttggtggttttgccaaaggcgaggacgcaggctgtgttgaagccaaacctcgtaaaaatcctggtctcactctctctttcctttactatttactttcaatacatatacaattgtgtggatgctttaaatttgaaatcatatatactatgtaaacatggaaatcaaacaaattcaaagtttaattttgatttgggattgcagaaaccgaaagggagtacgctggttaaaccattctttgcggaaaccttatgggagtacgttacttggttaaatacccaaagataaattcatcaagagtttatttgagttctgaagtttggaaagagtgtgaatattgtgtggaTTGAGAAAGCTAAATTATTATCAAAAGTGATTGAATTTACAACAGGGCTGCACACAAGTTGAAATAGCTGAGAATTTCAatgtatatcttgattgaatgtgtttgattggtttggattgtgtggttgattgaaaaattGATTATATTGGTTACTTGgttgttttattaattgtgttgttgattatacaaagagattaagttgttgtgtgattaataaactaaacaaacaagttaaacaattggttaaagaattaaaagaagttaagaattcttaaaaaggactttaaaaagaaacttttaaaagcccattccccccccccctcttgggaagctattcctaaatTCAATTTTCCATAAGAATCGTCACGAGCATCGGCAAcaagattatcacaatattcaatagatgattcagcacatgtagcGACACAgaattcaacacatgaatcctcaaacgagttagagtgagaatcatataccttatGTTCTGTTAATGCACTAACCCCATCATTTGCCACTCCATGAGTGGTGGTTTCATTTTTCtaggatttttcatattttctttcaagttcattcCAGATTTCCTATGCATTATgacatgccatgatctcaagaaggatgttagaatctaaagcacaatataatagtTCCATGGCATATGAGTTTGCATGCATCAAGGTAATATCATTTTCGTTTACatgcatacaaattcctttgataatcacctgccagaccctcatactcatagattttataaatacactatTTCTAATTTTCTAgatggtgtaatcgacaccacaaaacaatggacaGTTGGTAGGTGATTGTCCCTCTTCGAATGGGGATTCACCAATgagagtcatctcgatcttttagcaaaaacgtttgagttaatgccacgaggctctgataccaattgttagaatttgtgtattcccaataggggagtgaattggaattttaaacttttctcctaagttaaatcagaagtcaatatgattggcgacctagggtctttctatacaatcccaaatgcacagatagaTATAAGAAacgtaaattaaatcatgcacttcATTCAAACTATAGCATACACGTGcaaaaatgtaaattgcggaaatgtaaagtaCATGCACGAAATGTTATCATGGTTtggccaactgtgtctacgtccccacctctaactcgcaagcccaaggattccactaaaggctcactcaacgagtggagcagcaccagttacacttaggtcaattcaaggggctgacctcaaccaatacgccttaccaggatggtataCCTAagtttcctaaccgggtctaagctagtccgaGACTAtttaatagggctagtctccctcttcagacccgtgcctggaatacaactgatttgaaatacaatttgtgcatacaaggaaatgctttttacacaagctgatatgtaccaatataatctatcacatacactaccaaatgatataatatgaaGAGCTTTTgtgtagtcttagtgtctactttcaaattaatgttaataatacaatcagtacatgagagtgtaagtgacaggattttgtgtcaaaataatgttCTCAATTACAGCGcactagcaaagatcacaagtatacaCCAAATATCTCAACGGAAGTTTTTATCAAagtaaaccacaagagatattcaacaatgcTTTGTAAAAATAGTTATTTGATCTTTATATTAAAATGATGATCTTAATCAAGAGTATAGCAATAAAGATCTTTTGACACCAAGCAGATacctcaaaatatatatttatcaaatataagcgCAAGAGATATTTTAagaatgatttgtaaaatattttagcaatcaaaatccaaagtaaactccttgagtattgcattgacaatgcaaaactcaaaggttcaatgaagtattcctagggaagacttattaacaaagccTCCTAGGTAAACTTCAAGTttagctctctaataaaataatctcaatcaataagAACAATAGAGAAtttaagcctaatgagaagaacacttaatcacacttacaaagatatttgagcaataaaatctggtaagaatgagagtaggaggctaaaaaatgagtataagAAATTTtcgaatttcaaaggattttttttaattaagattgctaatccaatgctaattattccaaatgagggggtatatatagacttccccaaaaatataaccgttaaagACACATgtggaattattataaatattttaatacattttaatacaattaaccccgtttaaatattttaaccactgtaaaaataatggggcaacccaggagcaccggtcgaccgaagcaaggttcggttgaccgagttgtgcatGTACGGTCGACCAGGtaagaaatgaactagaagttcgggcGACCGGTCAACTAggttccaaaggcgattttcctttttagcgcggttcggttgactgggAGCTTTTGAATTaagagttcgatcgaccaaagtgTTGAGTTCTCACATGTGGGAACTCGATCGACTAGGGCGTTGGCTTACGTTTTGTGCTCGGTTGATTGtaaggtcaaaaagttgactttgaGGGAATTCAGTCGACCGAGTGAGAAAAACTAGCATGTCACGGTCGACCGAGCAGTGGGCGAATAGTTGACCTGGTcccggttcagtcgaccgagagatattgtacttgagcagtacagtcgaccgaacatgcaacgTAAGTGCATTTTAGTTCAATTTAATTATGCAATCATACTTTTcttataaccatatatatatgtgcatgtgtgagtgtcctaggatcattctaagtctttttcattttgaacttatCTATCATACAATGCAGatgatgcatataattattatagtcaagaccctatttactattacaaactcaTAAAGAATAAAGACTTTAAATATAACATAAATAGGATCTTCAGGACCTTCAACTTTTactccttgtgccatcatttttATCTGCCAACAGTACAACTGTACATATCATCAAacatccatcaaatacaacaagtatttgtcattattaaaaccgggtgtgacctataaggtcaacagtcatgttcaataaaatttttactataaggtaaattttgaaagtataagAATTAAGTGaactaattataatattttttattttattatagtatttttaaatatgtatattttaaattttattattttaattgtatttttatagttttatttaatttaaagatgaaatAAGTATTctttaattatgtttttatttattttaattttataaatgttaactaaATCGATTActagttttttctaattttttatttttatttctgattGTCCTTTGCCCAAAATTATTTGGCCAATCCCCTTGCACAAACGCATTTATAGCCTGCAATATGATCGTTACAAAAATTCAAATTGCGAACCGGAAAAGCAGAGCCGTTGGAGAGAATGATGTCATTCTTTCTTCCCTCCGCCGCCAAACTCCAGCCTTCTCTCCCACCCTCAAAGCCCTCTCGCCATAAACTCTCACAATCACCGCCGCTGTCGTTATCCCCACTGCATTCTCCGAAGCACTACCCCAACTCCGAAGCTCTCAACAACCGTCTGATCCACTTGGCCGACGCGGGCCGTCTCCGCGAAGCAATCGCCGTCCTTGATCAGGGCTTCACTCCTGATCTCCCCACCTTCTCCGTCCTCCTCAAATCCTGCATCAGGTCTGGAAGCTTTGAACTTGGGAAGCTCGTCCACGCCCAATTGACTCGGTCCGGTCTCCAATTCGACTCGATTGCTCTCAACACGCTGATCAGCTTGTACTCAAAATGCGGGGATTGGGTCGCTGCCAATGGGATATTCGAGAGTATGGGTGAGCGTAGGAACTTGGTTTCGTGGAGCGCTATGATCTCCTGCTTTGCTAATAACAATTTGGAATCGCAAGCCATTGTTGCGTTCTTTGATATGGTTGAATCTGGGTGGTATCCGAATGAGTATTGCTTTTCGGCAGTGATTCGGGCGTGTTCGAATGTGGAGAATTTGCTAATTGGGAGACTTATTCTTGGGTTTGTGATAAAAACTGGGTACTTTGAGTCTCATGTGTGTGTTGGGTGTGCTTTGATTGACATGTTTGTGAAGGGTGGTTCTGATTTGGGTTCTGCGTATACGGTGTTTGACAAAATGCCTGAGAGGAATGTTGTTACGTGGACTTTGATGATTACTAGGTATGCGCAGTTGGGTCAGCCGATAGATGCCATTGACTTGTATTTGAATATGGTACAGAATGGGTTTGTTCCCGATCGATTCACTTTCAGCAGTGTTGTTCCAGCTTCTGCTGAACTGGGATTATTGTCTCTTGGGCAGCAACTGCATTCTCAGGTGATAAGGTCAGGGTTGGCTTTGGATAGTTGTGTGGGGTGTAGTTTGGTGGATATGTATGCGAAGTGTGCATCGAATGGATCTGTGGATGAATCGAAAAAAGTTTTTGATCAGATGACTGGTCATAACGTCATGTCTTGGACTGCAATTATCACAGGGTATGTGCAAAATGGAGAACATGATAAGGAGGCCATTGATCTTTTTTGTAAAATGATAAAGGGTCCAGTTCAACCAAATCATTTCACATTCGCCAGTGTTTTCAAGGCATGTGGAAGTCTTTCTGATCTGGATGTGGGAGAACAGGTTCATAGTCTTGCGGTGAAACTGGGCCTCTCTTCAGTTAATTGTGTGGGAAATTCTATTATTAGCATGTATGCTCGGTCTGATAGGATGGAAGATGCCCGGAAGGCTTTTGATGTTCTGTTTGAGAAGAATTTGGTTTCATACAATGCAGTTGTTGATGGTTACACAAAGAATATGAATTCTGACGAAGCTTTTGAACTCTTTCACCAAATTGAGGATAGGGGATTTGGGGTCAGTGCCTTCACATTTGCTAGTTTATTGAGTGGGGCTGCAAGTATAGGTGCTATTAGTAAGGGTGAGCAAATTCATGCTCGGTTACTAAAAGCAGGGTTTGAATCAAACCAATGCATATGTAATGCCCTGATCTCTATGTATTCCAAGTGTGGAAACTTATTAGCTGCCTCTCAAGTTTTTGACGAAATGAGTGATCAAAATTTAATCTCCTGGACTTCAATCATCACTGGTTTTGCAAAACATGGATATGCAACAAGAGCATTGGAAATGTTTCGCAAAATGATTGAAATAGGAGTCAAGCCAAATGAGATCACCTATATAGCTGTTTTATCAGCTTGTAGCCATGTGGGTATGATTTACGAGGGATGGAATCACTTCAATTCAATGCAAAAAGAACATGGAATTGTCCCAAGAATGGAACATTATGCATGTATGGTTGATTTATTAGGCCGATCTGGCTTGCTTGCGGAAGCTGTTGACTTCATTAACTCAATGCCTTTTAAGGCTGATGCTCTAGTGTGGCGTACACTACTTGGAGCCTGCGCAGTTCATGGCAATTCAGAGCTGGGGAAACACGCTGCAAACATGATTCTTGAGCAGGACCCTCATGATCCAGCTGCATATATCTTACTATCAAATTTGTACGCTTCAACAGGTAAATGGGAAGATGTAGTGAAAATCAGGAAAAATATGAAAGAGAGAAAATTGATTAAAGAAGCAGGATATAGCTGGATAGAGATAGAAAGTAAGGTGCACAAATTCTACGTGGGAGATACTTCACACCCATCAGCTAGGGAGATTTATGAGGAACTGGACCAACTTGCTTTTAAAATAAAGGAAGTGGGCTATGTTCCCAATACAGATTTTGTACTTCATGATGTGGAGGAAGAACGGAAGGAACAGTATCTTTTCCAACACAGTGAGAAAATTGCAGTAGCATTTGGCCTCATAAGCACATCCAAATCAAAACCCATTAGGGTATTTAAGAATCTTCGCGTGTGTGGAGATTGTCACACTGCAATAAAATACATTTCAATGGTCACGGGAAGAGAAATAATTGTAAGGGATTCAAACCGGTTTCATCATATCAAGGATGGTGCCTGCTCCTGCAAGGATTACTGGTGATATACTCAGAGTGAAGTTGGTAAAAAAGAAGGAATCTTTCAATTAGAGTTAGCACTGTCAGTTGGGCAAAACTATGGAACGATTTCCATCCCATTTCCTAGGTTCTATCCTCCATTTCAGTCTGCAGGCAGGCAGGGTATAATGTGGTATCTTGACGTATCCATAGTGGTTAACATGATGAATCCACAGTGTTTAATCAGTTAAGGCAGGATGTGCTTTCaatgattttctttttttgcATGCTGGTAATCAATGTACTATATATTTTTCTGTTCAAGCTGAAATCTGGAAAGGGATTCAACTGCAACCACCCCAAATGACTTGGGAATTCAGGTATTCTATTGCAGTATGAGTTTCTTAATAGTTAAGAATTCGCAAAAGCTGCCCATAGAGTTGGATTTTTTTACACACAGAGCTTAACGAGGATGAAGCTTTCTTCACTGTTATTTCTCTTATTCTGGGGCAATTAATTGCCTGCTGATTCTTTGTACTACCTGTTTTGCAAACTTTATAGTTCATATTTGCTGCATTTTTGTTGAAGTGCTACATGTATCTATATACCCTCTTTTGATCTCAACATTttctatgagaatgtgcattaatttttccaattccaatCACGGCTTGTTATTGCTTGCACAATTGTATATTTAAGAATCTAAGTTGACAAATCAGATAATTTCAAGGCTTGTGAGTTTTCAACTGATTCTAATAATAGGACTCTAAGATAAGTGGCATAGCTGCATTTATTATGAATGTAACTTGCTTTCTTTGAGGTTCTGGATAAATGCGTCTTTTGGAATAATAATGCTCAAAAAATGACACTGACTAGCCTTTAACATTTAAATATGACTAGTTGTGCATGCGTATTGCATGTGAAATAATGAAATGATATGTAccaataagtttttttttttttacatttcatAATTAATGCAAGTTTATTTTAAAGGGTTTATAGCTTAGGGCTcaggtataaggtttagggttttagggtttagggtcattCCCACGAGGTTACTAATAATGTGTTGTTGTTAAACACATTGTTTAATGGTGCTTAGTCACAATCAGGGGAGCCACAATTTAGCATCTTATCtgtattttttcttgtttttagtTTCTCTCCATACAACTATCATATGCTTTAATATGAATGCTACAAAACAAAAGCGTGAAATCAAATTATGAAATATTGGCATCACCAAAATGAGGTGCAAACATTAATCACTGCAAAAAAGtgatatatgcatatatatgcataaattattaagaaaaaggaagaaatacAGTACTTGGAAAGTCAAAATAATTGGCAAGAAAAATTGCTTACTATATAAAATTCAGTCTCGCCCATATGTAAAATGCTCCAATGATATTATACAGTGACAATAAAGGATTCAATTCAAGGCAACTCAATAAACAACTTCTTTTCACTAGTACGACTGTATACAAGTGCTTCCACAGGAGCAACCATATAAGATCTTACCCACCCTCCACCcccgaaccctaaccccaaatcctccCCTTGGAGGAATTGATCCCTGGACTCATTTACAACTTTTAAATTGCCAATTCACTTCACAAAGTAACTTTACAATAAATTTCCTGATTGCCTTACCATATGCATAACTACTTCAAGTCCATAACTTTCCATTACGTAGTGAATGATACAATGATAATTTTGATTTCTCATGATTACTATCAGCTTATCTATGCAATTGTATATTGCCCTTTCATTAGGATGTAAACGTAGATAGGATTGTTCTCTGACATATCACACAAATAATTATTAAGTTTAGCTGCCTAACCACATCACGTTTTACACATTCAATTAAATTATTAGACTTATggtgattttggaaaagtttgacAGATCATTATACAACTTAACTTAATAATTTCTCCTCTACATCCCCTAAATCCTTCCATCAAAAAATTCTAATGAAACCCTTAAGGTATAAGCAACATATAGTTTCTCAATCCAATACTTGAAACTCATCCCAGATAAACCAATGCAAGCCATACATTGACATGCAGGGTAGAAATCAACTCGAGCAATGAACAAACACTAAACCAATTTGAGCccctaaaatttctaaaatatggAATACATAACCTTATGTAAGCAATGTACACCAAAAATAAACAACAATTAACACTAGCCACAATATCTACTAACAAAACCAAATTACATGCAAATATAATGCAAGCAAAATTTTTCGAAATGCCTTCACCTTCAACACCATTGATTCACTAGCAAACTCTAATCTCCAAATCCCTAGTCAAAGACCTTCATTTATAAACCATTCCCTGAAAC
The Malania oleifera isolate guangnan ecotype guangnan chromosome 13, ASM2987363v1, whole genome shotgun sequence DNA segment above includes these coding regions:
- the LOC131145403 gene encoding pentatricopeptide repeat-containing protein At3g49170, chloroplastic isoform X1, which encodes MMSFFLPSAAKLQPSLPPSKPSRHKLSQSPPLSLSPLHSPKHYPNSEALNNRLIHLADAGRLREAIAVLDQGFTPDLPTFSVLLKSCIRSGSFELGKLVHAQLTRSGLQFDSIALNTLISLYSKCGDWVAANGIFESMGERRNLVSWSAMISCFANNNLESQAIVAFFDMVESGWYPNEYCFSAVIRACSNVENLLIGRLILGFVIKTGYFESHVCVGCALIDMFVKGGSDLGSAYTVFDKMPERNVVTWTLMITRYAQLGQPIDAIDLYLNMVQNGFVPDRFTFSSVVPASAELGLLSLGQQLHSQVIRSGLALDSCVGCSLVDMYAKCASNGSVDESKKVFDQMTGHNVMSWTAIITGYVQNGEHDKEAIDLFCKMIKGPVQPNHFTFASVFKACGSLSDLDVGEQVHSLAVKLGLSSVNCVGNSIISMYARSDRMEDARKAFDVLFEKNLVSYNAVVDGYTKNMNSDEAFELFHQIEDRGFGVSAFTFASLLSGAASIGAISKGEQIHARLLKAGFESNQCICNALISMYSKCGNLLAASQVFDEMSDQNLISWTSIITGFAKHGYATRALEMFRKMIEIGVKPNEITYIAVLSACSHVGMIYEGWNHFNSMQKEHGIVPRMEHYACMVDLLGRSGLLAEAVDFINSMPFKADALVWRTLLGACAVHGNSELGKHAANMILEQDPHDPAAYILLSNLYASTGKWEDVVKIRKNMKERKLIKEAGYSWIEIESKVHKFYVGDTSHPSAREIYEELDQLAFKIKEVGYVPNTDFVLHDVEEERKEQYLFQHSEKIAVAFGLISTSKSKPIRVFKNLRVCGDCHTAIKYISMVTGREIIVRDSNRFHHIKDGACSCKDYW
- the LOC131145403 gene encoding pentatricopeptide repeat-containing protein At3g49170, chloroplastic isoform X2, which produces MMSFFLPSAAKLQPSLPPSKPSRHKLSQSPPLSLSPLHSPKHYPNSEALNNRLIHLADAGRLREAIAVLDQGFTPDLPTFSVLLKSCIRSGSFELGKLVHAQLTRSGLQFDSIALNTLISLYSKCGDWVAANGIFESMGERRNLVSWSAMISCFANNNLESQAIVAFFDMVESGWYPNEYCFSAVIRACSNVENLLIGRLILGFVIKTGYFESHVCVGCALIDMFVKGGSDLGSAYTVFDKMPERNVVTWTLMITRYAQLGQPIDAIDLYLNMVQNGFVPDRFTFSSVVPASAELGLLSLGQQLHSQVIRSGLALDSCVGCSLVDMYAKCASNGSVDESKKVFDQMTGHNVMSWTAIITGYVQNGEHDKEAIDLFCKMIKGPVQPNHFTFASVFKACGSLSDLDVGEQVHSLAVKLGLSSVNCVGNSIISMYARSDRMEDARKAFDVLFEKNLVSYNAVVDGYTKNMNSDEAFELFHQIEDRGFGVSAFTFASLLSGAASIGAISKGEQIHARLLKAGFESNQCICNALISMYSKCGNLLAASQVFDEMSDQNLISWTSIITGFAKHGYATRALEMFRKMIEIGVKPNEITYIAVLSACSHVGMIYEGWNHFNSMQKEHGIVPRMEHYACMVDLLGRSGLLAEAVDFINSMPFKADALVWRTLLGACAVHGNSELGKHAANMILEQDPHDPAAYILLSNLYASTGKWEDVVKIRKNMKERKLIKEAGYSWIEIESKVHKFYVGDTSHPSAREIYEELDQLAFKIKEVGYVPNTDFVLSSISVCRQAGYNVVS